CCTTCATATTTTCTTGCAATTTTCGTTAAATCCTCAGCGATCTTGCTCATGCTTAGTTCCTCCCTCTATAAATGTTGATATATCAACGGTTGTAGCCGTTTCAGGGGTGTCAAAAAAATATTTTTCGACAAAATTCCTAACATTATTTCTT
This DNA window, taken from Bacillus alveayuensis, encodes the following:
- a CDS encoding hypothetical protein (product_source=Hypo-rule applied) is translated as RNNVRNFVEKYFFDTPETATTVDISTFIEGGTKHEQDR